The Prunus persica cultivar Lovell chromosome G8, Prunus_persica_NCBIv2, whole genome shotgun sequence genome includes a region encoding these proteins:
- the LOC18768895 gene encoding F-box protein At2g26160, producing MGADWSDLPQELVISIANRIAFMEDFAAFGAVCKPWRSVATKENFTGRLSHPFLMLPGEDGAANAIRELYSFTKDKVQKVNLPEAEGKLLCYCSGWLITLEGLKFTLLHPFNRAQIKLPDFRDSDGRLSPTNMSYFHTVKKFVLSSNPSWTSDFAIMVLYDHKHLAFCKPREHKYWTSMVLEEHPLDITCYKGRFYATCYNGVSVFDIENPKQAKTRVVVQAWLRLRRHVHGSSGTKTYMVESAGDLLVVFSYGDIYRQAPRFRVSKVLRDGKRPSKSEVKDLGNRTLFLGDNNYSFSVMASDYGCKPNCIYFFSCIYRQYMYPKWGDWLVRSKENINMGIFHMEDGRFEQHFGSPSFALKEAKFPTFGTPCFWIQPSS from the coding sequence aTGGGGGCTGACTGGTCTGATCTTCCTCAAGAACTTGTTATCTCCATCGCCAACCGGATAGCTTTCATGGAGGATTTTGCTGCTTTTGGTGCAGTTTGCAAACCATGGAGATCGGTCGCAACGAAGGAAAACTTTACTGGTCGATTATCACATCCATTCCTTATGCTCCCGGGGGAAGATGGAGCTGCCAATGCCATCCGTGAGTTGTACAGCTTCACAAAAGATAAGGTTCAGAAGGTCAATCTGCCAGAAGCCGAGGGCAAACTATTGTGTTATTGTTCAGGATGGCTGATCACTTTAGAAGGTTTGAAATTTACTCTGTTGCATCCTTTCAATCGAGCCCAAATAAAGTTGCCTGATTTTAGAGATTCTGATGGACGACTTTCACCAACAAACATGTCATACTTTCATACGGTAAAGAAATTTGTGTTATCATCAAACCCTTCTTGGACATCAGATTTTGCAATCATGGTTCTTTATGACCATAAACATTTGGCATTTTGCAAACCAAGAGAACATAAATATTGGACAAGTATGGTTTTAGAGGAACATCCACTGGATATAACTTGTTATAAGGGACGATTTTATGCCACGTGCTATAATGGGGTTTCGGTTTTCGACATTGAAAACCCTAAGCAAGCAAAGACAAGGGTGGTTGTTCAAGCGTGGCTACGCCTACGTCGACATGTACATGGTTCTTCTGGCACAAAGACATATATGGTGGAATCAGCAGGGGACTTATTAGTAGTTTTCTCTTACGGAGATATATACCGACAAGCTCCTAGGTTTAGGGTTTCTAAGGTGTTGAGGGATGGGAAGAGGCCGTCAAAATCGGAAGTGAAGGACTTGGGTAACAGAACCCTATTTTTGGGTGATAATAATTATTCGTTCTCTGTTATGGCCTCGGACTATGGATGCAAGCCGAATTGCATATACTttttttcatgtatatatcgCCAGTACATGTATCCCAAGTGGGGTGATTGGCTCGTACGTTCAAAAGAGAACATAAACATGGGTATTTTTCACATGGAAGATGGAAGATTTGAGCAGCACTTTGGCTCCCCTAGTTTTGCTTTGAAAGAAGCAAAATTCCCTACCTTTGGGACACCGTGTTTCTGGATTCAGCCGAGTTCCTAA
- the LOC18768349 gene encoding AUGMIN subunit 3 isoform X2, translating into MSGATLCALLGELGYEGADALDPDSFEWPFQYDDARPILDWICSSLRPSNVLSLPELSQYEQFLQEGKLLEGEDLDFAYDSISAFASRPDNQEAVFAAEEGLKDIRDATQAYKAEALQLQRQLRHLHSQFDMLTGQASALIQGRRARVAATSTVNGHLATIDDSLSARNLQMNAVLGRMASTAQELAHYHSGDGDGIYLAYSDFHPYLIGDSSCIKELNQWFAKQLDTGPFRLVAEEGKSKCSWVSLEDISNIIVRDLEKSHHQRVSELQRLRSIFGTSERQWVEAQVENAKQQAILMVLKSQVSSDEAHIHLDLHSLRRKHSELVGELSNSYHKEEKLLSETIPDLCWELAQLQDTYILQGDYDLKVMRQEYYINRQKAFINHLVNQLARHQFLKIACQLEKKNMLGAYSLLKVIESEVQAYLSATKGRVGRCLALIQAASDVQEQGGVDDQDHFLHGVRDLLSIHSNAQVGLSTYVSAPGIVQQISSLHSDLMTLQSDLENSLPEDRNRCVNELCTLIQSLQQLLFASSTTAQPILTPRPLMKELDEMEKINAKLSAAVEEVTLEHRKKNEIVKHHAKEIGLQRGVFVDFFCNPERLRSQVRELTARVRALQVS; encoded by the exons ATGAGCGGGGCGACGCTGTGCGCTCTGTTGGGTGAATTAGGGTACGAAGGGGCTGATGCATTGGACCCTGACAGCTTCGAATGGCCTTTCCAATACGACGACGCACGACCCATCCTCGACTGGATCTGCTCCAGCCTTCGACCCTCCAacgttctctctctccccgagcTCTCACA gtACGAGCAGTTTCTACAGGAAGGGAAGCTATTGGAG GGGGAAGATTTGGACTTTGCTTATGATAGCATTTCAGCTTTTGCTTCCAGGCCAGATAACCAGGAGGCAGTTTTCGCAGCTGAGGAGGGACTCAAAGATATCCG gGATGCAACTCAGGCATATAAAGCTGAAGCTCTACAGTTGCAGAGACAGCTTAGGCACCTGCATTCTCAATTCGACATGCTTACTGGTCAGGCTTCTGCTTTGATCCAAGGGAGACGGGCTCGAGTTGCTGCAACATCTACTGTCAATGGGCATCTGGCAACTATAGATGATAGCCTTTCTGCAAGAAATTTGCAG atgaatgcagttcttggAAGGATGGCTTCTACAGCACAAGAGTTGGCTCATTATCATTCTGGAGACG GGGATGGCATCTATTTAGCTTACTCAGACTTTCATCCATACTTAATTGGAGATTCATCGTGTATCAAGGAGCTAAATCAGTGGTTTGCTAAGCAGTTGGATACG GGACCTTTTCGTTTAGTTGCTGAAGAGGGCAAGTCTAAGTGTTCGTGGGTGAGTCTTGAAGACATCTCAAATATCATCGTAAGAG ATTTAGAAAAATCCCATCATCAGCGTGTCTCTGAGTTGCAACGGCTTCGTTCAAT TTTTGGGACAAGTGAAAGACAATGGGTGGAAGCCCAAGTTGAGAATGCTAAACAGCAAGCAATTCTAATGGTGCTTAAATCTCAAGTATCATCAGATGAAGCGCACATTCATCTTGATCTTCATTCCCTTAG GAGAAAGCATTCAGAACTTGTTGGAGAACTATCAAATTCTTATCACAAGGAAGAGAAGTTGTTATCTGAG aCTATTCCGGATCTTTGTTGGGAACTGGCTCAACTCCAAGACACGTATATATTGCAAG GTGATTATGACTTAAAGGTCATGCGACAAGAATATTATATTAACCGGCAGAAAGCG TTTATAAATCATCTTGTTAATCAGCTTGCAAGGCATCAGTTCTTAAAAATAGCTTGTCagctggaaaagaaaaacatgctCGGAGCATACTCCTTGCTTAAAGTTATTGAATCAGAGGTGCAAGCCTACCTATCAGCAACAAAAGGCCGTGTG GGTCGTTGCCTGGCACTAATTCAAGCTGCATCTGATGTACAAGAACAGGGAGGAGTGGATGATCAGGATCACTTTTTGCATGGTGTCAGAGATCTTTTAAGTATCCATTCAA ATGCTCAAGTTGGGCTATCAACATATGTATCAGCTCCGGGTATTGTTCAGCAGATATCTAGTCTTCATTCAGACTTGATGACCCTTCAGTCTGATCTTGAGAACTCTCTTCCAGAGGACAGAAATAGATGTGTCAATGAGCT GTGCACTCTAATTCAAAGTTTGCAGCAATTGCTATTTGCATCTTCGACAACCGCACAACCGATACTGACCCCTCGG CCATTGATGAAAGAGCTTGATGAAATGGAGAAGATAAATGCAAAACTCTCCGCTGCAGTTGAAGAGGTGACACTGGAGCATCGCAAGAAAAATGAG ATTGTAAAACATCACGCCAAGGAAATCGGGCTTCAACGGGGTGTCTTTGTTGATTTCTTCTGTAATCCTGAGCGTCTGAGGAGTCAAGTTCGGGAGCTAACTGCACGTGTCAGAGCTTTGCAGGTTTCATAA
- the LOC18768349 gene encoding AUGMIN subunit 3 isoform X3 — MSGATLCALLGELGYEGADALDPDSFEWPFQYDDARPILDWICSSLRPSNVLSLPELSQYEQFLQEGKLLEGEDLDFAYDSISAFASRPDNQEAVFAAEEGLKDIRDATQAYKAEALQLQRQLRHLHSQFDMLTGQASALIQGRRARVAATSTVNGHLATIDDSLSARNLQMNAVLGRMASTAQELAHYHSGDGDGIYLAYSDFHPYLIGDSSCIKELNQWFAKQLDTGPFRLVAEEGKSKCSWVSLEDISNIIVRADLEKSHHQRVSELQRLRSIFGTSERQWVEAQVENAKQQAILMVLKSQVSSDEAHIHLDLHSLRRKHSELVGELSNSYHKEEKLLSETIPDLCWELAQLQDTYILQGDYDLKVMRQEYYINRQKAFINHLVNQLARHQFLKIACQLEKKNMLGAYSLLKVIESEVQAYLSATKGRVGRCLALIQAASDVQEQGGVDDQDHFLHGVRDLLNAQVGLSTYVSAPGIVQQISSLHSDLMTLQSDLENSLPEDRNRCVNELCTLIQSLQQLLFASSTTAQPILTPRPLMKELDEMEKINAKLSAAVEEVTLEHRKKNEIVKHHAKEIGLQRGVFVDFFCNPERLRSQVRELTARVRALQVS; from the exons ATGAGCGGGGCGACGCTGTGCGCTCTGTTGGGTGAATTAGGGTACGAAGGGGCTGATGCATTGGACCCTGACAGCTTCGAATGGCCTTTCCAATACGACGACGCACGACCCATCCTCGACTGGATCTGCTCCAGCCTTCGACCCTCCAacgttctctctctccccgagcTCTCACA gtACGAGCAGTTTCTACAGGAAGGGAAGCTATTGGAG GGGGAAGATTTGGACTTTGCTTATGATAGCATTTCAGCTTTTGCTTCCAGGCCAGATAACCAGGAGGCAGTTTTCGCAGCTGAGGAGGGACTCAAAGATATCCG gGATGCAACTCAGGCATATAAAGCTGAAGCTCTACAGTTGCAGAGACAGCTTAGGCACCTGCATTCTCAATTCGACATGCTTACTGGTCAGGCTTCTGCTTTGATCCAAGGGAGACGGGCTCGAGTTGCTGCAACATCTACTGTCAATGGGCATCTGGCAACTATAGATGATAGCCTTTCTGCAAGAAATTTGCAG atgaatgcagttcttggAAGGATGGCTTCTACAGCACAAGAGTTGGCTCATTATCATTCTGGAGACG GGGATGGCATCTATTTAGCTTACTCAGACTTTCATCCATACTTAATTGGAGATTCATCGTGTATCAAGGAGCTAAATCAGTGGTTTGCTAAGCAGTTGGATACG GGACCTTTTCGTTTAGTTGCTGAAGAGGGCAAGTCTAAGTGTTCGTGGGTGAGTCTTGAAGACATCTCAAATATCATCGTAAGAG CAGATTTAGAAAAATCCCATCATCAGCGTGTCTCTGAGTTGCAACGGCTTCGTTCAAT TTTTGGGACAAGTGAAAGACAATGGGTGGAAGCCCAAGTTGAGAATGCTAAACAGCAAGCAATTCTAATGGTGCTTAAATCTCAAGTATCATCAGATGAAGCGCACATTCATCTTGATCTTCATTCCCTTAG GAGAAAGCATTCAGAACTTGTTGGAGAACTATCAAATTCTTATCACAAGGAAGAGAAGTTGTTATCTGAG aCTATTCCGGATCTTTGTTGGGAACTGGCTCAACTCCAAGACACGTATATATTGCAAG GTGATTATGACTTAAAGGTCATGCGACAAGAATATTATATTAACCGGCAGAAAGCG TTTATAAATCATCTTGTTAATCAGCTTGCAAGGCATCAGTTCTTAAAAATAGCTTGTCagctggaaaagaaaaacatgctCGGAGCATACTCCTTGCTTAAAGTTATTGAATCAGAGGTGCAAGCCTACCTATCAGCAACAAAAGGCCGTGTG GGTCGTTGCCTGGCACTAATTCAAGCTGCATCTGATGTACAAGAACAGGGAGGAGTGGATGATCAGGATCACTTTTTGCATGGTGTCAGAGATCTTTTAA ATGCTCAAGTTGGGCTATCAACATATGTATCAGCTCCGGGTATTGTTCAGCAGATATCTAGTCTTCATTCAGACTTGATGACCCTTCAGTCTGATCTTGAGAACTCTCTTCCAGAGGACAGAAATAGATGTGTCAATGAGCT GTGCACTCTAATTCAAAGTTTGCAGCAATTGCTATTTGCATCTTCGACAACCGCACAACCGATACTGACCCCTCGG CCATTGATGAAAGAGCTTGATGAAATGGAGAAGATAAATGCAAAACTCTCCGCTGCAGTTGAAGAGGTGACACTGGAGCATCGCAAGAAAAATGAG ATTGTAAAACATCACGCCAAGGAAATCGGGCTTCAACGGGGTGTCTTTGTTGATTTCTTCTGTAATCCTGAGCGTCTGAGGAGTCAAGTTCGGGAGCTAACTGCACGTGTCAGAGCTTTGCAGGTTTCATAA
- the LOC18768349 gene encoding AUGMIN subunit 3 isoform X1 — protein sequence MSGATLCALLGELGYEGADALDPDSFEWPFQYDDARPILDWICSSLRPSNVLSLPELSQYEQFLQEGKLLEGEDLDFAYDSISAFASRPDNQEAVFAAEEGLKDIRDATQAYKAEALQLQRQLRHLHSQFDMLTGQASALIQGRRARVAATSTVNGHLATIDDSLSARNLQMNAVLGRMASTAQELAHYHSGDGDGIYLAYSDFHPYLIGDSSCIKELNQWFAKQLDTGPFRLVAEEGKSKCSWVSLEDISNIIVRADLEKSHHQRVSELQRLRSIFGTSERQWVEAQVENAKQQAILMVLKSQVSSDEAHIHLDLHSLRRKHSELVGELSNSYHKEEKLLSETIPDLCWELAQLQDTYILQGDYDLKVMRQEYYINRQKAFINHLVNQLARHQFLKIACQLEKKNMLGAYSLLKVIESEVQAYLSATKGRVGRCLALIQAASDVQEQGGVDDQDHFLHGVRDLLSIHSNAQVGLSTYVSAPGIVQQISSLHSDLMTLQSDLENSLPEDRNRCVNELCTLIQSLQQLLFASSTTAQPILTPRPLMKELDEMEKINAKLSAAVEEVTLEHRKKNEIVKHHAKEIGLQRGVFVDFFCNPERLRSQVRELTARVRALQVS from the exons ATGAGCGGGGCGACGCTGTGCGCTCTGTTGGGTGAATTAGGGTACGAAGGGGCTGATGCATTGGACCCTGACAGCTTCGAATGGCCTTTCCAATACGACGACGCACGACCCATCCTCGACTGGATCTGCTCCAGCCTTCGACCCTCCAacgttctctctctccccgagcTCTCACA gtACGAGCAGTTTCTACAGGAAGGGAAGCTATTGGAG GGGGAAGATTTGGACTTTGCTTATGATAGCATTTCAGCTTTTGCTTCCAGGCCAGATAACCAGGAGGCAGTTTTCGCAGCTGAGGAGGGACTCAAAGATATCCG gGATGCAACTCAGGCATATAAAGCTGAAGCTCTACAGTTGCAGAGACAGCTTAGGCACCTGCATTCTCAATTCGACATGCTTACTGGTCAGGCTTCTGCTTTGATCCAAGGGAGACGGGCTCGAGTTGCTGCAACATCTACTGTCAATGGGCATCTGGCAACTATAGATGATAGCCTTTCTGCAAGAAATTTGCAG atgaatgcagttcttggAAGGATGGCTTCTACAGCACAAGAGTTGGCTCATTATCATTCTGGAGACG GGGATGGCATCTATTTAGCTTACTCAGACTTTCATCCATACTTAATTGGAGATTCATCGTGTATCAAGGAGCTAAATCAGTGGTTTGCTAAGCAGTTGGATACG GGACCTTTTCGTTTAGTTGCTGAAGAGGGCAAGTCTAAGTGTTCGTGGGTGAGTCTTGAAGACATCTCAAATATCATCGTAAGAG CAGATTTAGAAAAATCCCATCATCAGCGTGTCTCTGAGTTGCAACGGCTTCGTTCAAT TTTTGGGACAAGTGAAAGACAATGGGTGGAAGCCCAAGTTGAGAATGCTAAACAGCAAGCAATTCTAATGGTGCTTAAATCTCAAGTATCATCAGATGAAGCGCACATTCATCTTGATCTTCATTCCCTTAG GAGAAAGCATTCAGAACTTGTTGGAGAACTATCAAATTCTTATCACAAGGAAGAGAAGTTGTTATCTGAG aCTATTCCGGATCTTTGTTGGGAACTGGCTCAACTCCAAGACACGTATATATTGCAAG GTGATTATGACTTAAAGGTCATGCGACAAGAATATTATATTAACCGGCAGAAAGCG TTTATAAATCATCTTGTTAATCAGCTTGCAAGGCATCAGTTCTTAAAAATAGCTTGTCagctggaaaagaaaaacatgctCGGAGCATACTCCTTGCTTAAAGTTATTGAATCAGAGGTGCAAGCCTACCTATCAGCAACAAAAGGCCGTGTG GGTCGTTGCCTGGCACTAATTCAAGCTGCATCTGATGTACAAGAACAGGGAGGAGTGGATGATCAGGATCACTTTTTGCATGGTGTCAGAGATCTTTTAAGTATCCATTCAA ATGCTCAAGTTGGGCTATCAACATATGTATCAGCTCCGGGTATTGTTCAGCAGATATCTAGTCTTCATTCAGACTTGATGACCCTTCAGTCTGATCTTGAGAACTCTCTTCCAGAGGACAGAAATAGATGTGTCAATGAGCT GTGCACTCTAATTCAAAGTTTGCAGCAATTGCTATTTGCATCTTCGACAACCGCACAACCGATACTGACCCCTCGG CCATTGATGAAAGAGCTTGATGAAATGGAGAAGATAAATGCAAAACTCTCCGCTGCAGTTGAAGAGGTGACACTGGAGCATCGCAAGAAAAATGAG ATTGTAAAACATCACGCCAAGGAAATCGGGCTTCAACGGGGTGTCTTTGTTGATTTCTTCTGTAATCCTGAGCGTCTGAGGAGTCAAGTTCGGGAGCTAACTGCACGTGTCAGAGCTTTGCAGGTTTCATAA